The region TGTCATCCAGGGTTTGGATGAATGTCTAAAAGCATTATTATTGTGGCTTATGGTTATAGTCATCTGTCTGGCAGGAAAAGAAGGGGAGTGTATTAATATTGCCTTTTTATAACGGAGATGAAAAATAGCGCAACTTTTATCAGCGTGAGAGAGGAAAAGTGTCATGACATGTTGTGAATAAATGGTTTCTGCTTTATGTATATAAACAGGTTTTGTTTGTTATCAACTGGAATAAGCTTGCGACTTATTTCCGGGGATTTACGGGGGTGTAGTCACGTTTACTCTCAATATTGACGGCATCCTTGCAGTGCTCACTGAGATACATACAAAAAAATCCACGCAATTGCGTGGATTTTATGGTTTTTTGTTATTCTCATGAGATATGTTGGGATCCCATGAGATAACAAATTTTATTAGACGTTGAACAGGAAGTTCATGACATCGCCATCTTTAACGATGTAGTCTTTACCTTCAGCGCGCATCTTACCGGCTTCTTTCGCACCTTGTTCACCCTTATAGGTGATGAAGTCTTCAAACGCGATGGTCTGCGCGCGGATAAAGCCTTTTTCGAAGTCGGTGTGGATTTTACCGGCTGCCTGCGGAGCGGTGGCACCGACAGGAATAGTCCAGGCGCGAACTTCTTTCACGCCAGCGGTGAAGTAGGTCTGCAGGTTCAGCAACTGGTAGCCAGCGCGGATAACGCGGTTCAGTCCCGGCTCTTCCAGACCCAGCTCAGCCATAAACTCATCACGATCGGCATCATCAAGTTCAGCAATATCGGATTCAACAGCGGCACAAACGGCGACCACAACAGAACCTTCGGCTTCGGCGATTTCACGCACTTTATCGAGGTATGGGTTGTTCTCAAAACCATCTTCGTTGACGTTAGCAATATACATCGTTGGCTTGAGCGTCAGGAAGCTCAGGTATTTGATGGCCGCTTTGTCTTCGTCAGTCAGGTTTTTCAGCGCACGCAGCATGCCGGCGTTTTCCAGCTGTGGCAGACATTTTTCCAGCGCAGCCAGTTCTGCTTTAGCATCTTTATCACCGCCCTTGGCTTTCTTCTGCACGCGGTGGATAGCACGCTCACAGGTATCAAGGTCGGAAAGGGCCAGTTCAGTGTTGATAACATCGATATCGTCAGCCGGATCCACTTTGTTATTAACGTGGATAATGTTGTCGTTTTCGAAGCAACGCACCACGTGACCGATAGCTTCGGTTTCACGGATATTGGTCAGGAACTGGTTACCCAGACCTTCACCTTTAGACGCGCCTTTTACCAGGCCCGCGATATCCACGAATTCCATTGTAGTAGGCAGAATACGCTGTGGCTTGACGATTTCCGCCAGCTGATCCAGACGCGGATCGGGCATCGGGACAACACCTGTGTTCGGCTCAATAGTACAGAACGGGAAGTTTGCCGCTTCGATACCCGCTTTTGTGAGCGCGTTGAACAGGGTGGATTTGCCTACGTTTGGCAAACCGACGATACCGCATTTGAATCCCATGTTTAAATCACCTTAATCTTTTGATATTCAACCTGTTACAGAAAACAGATTGTAGAAAAGTAAATAACTCTGCCTATTATACACAGCACGCGAAAAAAATGCCGCACATCGCTGCTTATTGCGCTTTAAAGGTGTGTAACCGGCTCGTTGCTTTGGTCAGGCCATCTTTGAACAAAATCTCGGTACAACGCGCCGCTTCGTCAATGGCTTCATCAATTAACTTCTGTTCTGAAACAGGCGGTTTGCCTAAAACAAAACCGACAACTTTGTTTTTATCGCCGGGATGACCAATTCCGACGCGTAAACGATGAAAGTTTGGGTTATTGCCTAACTTGCTGATGATGTCTTTCAGACCATTGTGTCCGCCGTGACCCCCACCAAGTTTAAATTTGGCGACACCCGGAGGCAGATCCAATTCGTCGTGAGCGACCAAAATTTCATCGGGATTGATACGATAAAAACTGGCCATCGCGCCGACGGCCTTGCCGCTCAGATTCATAAATGTGGTCGGCACCAGCAGGCGGACATCTTCGCCTTCAAGCGTTACTCTGGAGGTATAACCGAAGAATTTCGGCTCTTCACGCAGGGGGGCGCGTAATCTTTCAGCCAGTAAATCGACATACCATGCGCCAGCATTATGTCGTGTTGCCGCATATTCTGCGCCAGGGTTTGCCAGACCGACAATCAATTTAATCGTCACGTGTTTTGTCCTGAGTGTGTCCATAAACGGCGTGTAGTTTACTGTCTGGCGACGCGGTTGACAAAAAACTGCGTGCGTATGATCAAAAACTGAATAATTGCTCTGCTGGACTATTGGAAATTGAGACTGTTCAGTAGCTTATTTGTAAAGTTTTGTTGCATGGGTGTTTGTAATTGTGATCGCTCCCGCACATGCGAAGGGCAGTGTTGTCTATACTTTACACATAAGGATTAGGGGTATTCCCTGTAGCAACCCAAAGTTCCGGAGGTGACACATGAAACGCAAAAACGCTTCGTTACTCGGTAACGTGCTCATGGCTTTAGGGTTGGTGGTGATGGTTGTGGGTGTTGGCTATTCAATTTTAAATCAGCTGCCGCAATTTAACCTGCCACAGTTTTTCGCACATGGTGCTGTGCTCAGTATTTTTGTCGGCGGTATTCTCTGGCTGGCGGGGGCCCGCGTCGGTGGGCATGAGCAAATCAGCGATCGTTACTGGTGGGTGCGACATTACGATAAACGCTGTCGTCGTGGTGGCGATTCATCCCATCGCCATAGCTAAGTAATGGCTCCAGCGGGAGCCATTAAGATGATGAAGAAAGTCCTGGCCTAAAGACCGGGACTTTTTGTTTTTGAGACAGGCAAAAACGGATTATTCAAACAACTGGAGATGCAGTGCTTTTATAGCGCTATCGGCTTCGTCTGCGGGGAGCAGGAAGCAAAGATTATTACGAGATGCGCCATGACAGACCATACGTACTGCATGTTCTTCAAGCCAGGCAAATACATCTTTAACAACGCCAGATGCCTGAGTCAGTTGATTACCCACCAGTGTCACCAGCGCCAGGCCGGTTTCCACTTCAACGTGACAGTGAGAAGAGAGCTCGGTAAACAATGAGGTGGTCAACGTAGGATCTTCACCGGAAGTGGCATGGGTGGAGTCCAGCGCCAGCGCAATGCTGTTTTCTGACGTGGTGACCAGATCGGCGGCAACAGAGTGACGAGCCAACAGGGCAAACATGCGCGCTAAAAACTGACAAGATGGTTGTTCATCCAGGCTATGTAAGCGCAACAGCGTCTGTTTGCGGCGCACCGCAACGGCACGATAACGCGGTGGATTATCCGTCGTGCTGCACACCAGCGTGCCGCCGGCAGCGGTATTTTTGCTGGAGCCGACAAACACCGGAATGTTTTTGCGCATTGCAGGCATCAACGTCGCCGGATGGAGAACCTTGGCACCGTATGCAGCCATATCGCTGGCCTCGGAAAACGAGATGTGGTCGATACGTTTGGCATTGGGCACGACGCGCGGGTCGGTGGTGTAGATCCCGGCAACATCGGTCCAGATATCGACCCGCGCCGCGTGGAGCGCTTCACCGAGTAACGATGCGGTGTAATCACTACCACCACGCCCCAGCGTTGTGGTGTGTCCTGCGCTATCGCGACCGATAAATCCCTGCGTAATCACCAGCGCTTGTTCAATGCGCGGACGCAGGTGAGTTTCCGCCAGCTCAGCCAGCGTGCGGATTTCCGGCTCTGCACAACCGTAAGTCGCGTTGGTGCGGATAACGCTTCGGGCATCAAACCAACTGGCTTCCACGTCCCGTTCACGGAGTACTTCAGTAAACAGTAAAGAGGACATCAACTCGCCGTGGCTGACCAGTTCATCGCTGAGCGCGGTAGACGGCGCAGTTGCCGCCGTTTGCGCCAGGCGACTGATATTTTCAAGGAGATTATCGATTTCCTTGCTGATCACGGAGGGCTGCTTGAGGCAGGAAATAATATTGTGCTGGATAGTACGTAGAGTCTCGATCTTGTCCATACGCTGATGGCTTTCCAGACCTTCAGCAAGTTCAACAAGCAGGTTGGTAACGCCTGCCGAAGCAGAGAGAACAACTAAACGAACATTGGGATCAGCAAGAACAATGCTGGCGCTGCGGTTCATCGCGTCAAAGTCAGCGACGCTGGTGCCGCCAAATTTGGCAACGATGAAATGTGGGTAAATGCGAGTCATAACAATCTCATATCAGGGCGCCATTAATTTATGGCTAGAAAATTTTTCATTCTCGGCATAAGGGAAGGTCGCTTCGCCTTACGAAATGTCCGCCCGCGAACATTTCTGATGACAACCCAGGAGGCACTCCTGTTGTCGATAACGTGTTTCGCCTGTACGCGTTACCGGGTGATGCGCATTAGTTCTTTATTTACAGAGCGTGTAAATAAGCGCGACATAATAAGTGATTTATCTGAAGGGATCGACTTTTTTATTTTAATTATCGATAAGTAAGTTTAAATGTATACATTAACGCTCTGACGCTGACTCTATTAATGGTGAGTTTTCGTAATGAATTCAATAACACCATGAAAAATTTAAGGATTTATGTTTGCTGTCTCCATTGCGGTGAGTTGTAGATTTTTATACTAAAGAGTAACAACTTATGATGGGTTTGCCCCTGAGGAGTTGTTGTTACTTTTTGTATTTTAAGTTAAAAATCAGCGTTAACTCAGGGGCGAAATAAATGATTGAGTCCTTAGCTAAAACAACATATATTAGCCGCGTTTTTTTACAGGCAATCCTTTTAACCA is a window of Citrobacter sp. Marseille-Q6884 DNA encoding:
- the ychF gene encoding redox-regulated ATPase YchF; translation: MGFKCGIVGLPNVGKSTLFNALTKAGIEAANFPFCTIEPNTGVVPMPDPRLDQLAEIVKPQRILPTTMEFVDIAGLVKGASKGEGLGNQFLTNIRETEAIGHVVRCFENDNIIHVNNKVDPADDIDVINTELALSDLDTCERAIHRVQKKAKGGDKDAKAELAALEKCLPQLENAGMLRALKNLTDEDKAAIKYLSFLTLKPTMYIANVNEDGFENNPYLDKVREIAEAEGSVVVAVCAAVESDIAELDDADRDEFMAELGLEEPGLNRVIRAGYQLLNLQTYFTAGVKEVRAWTIPVGATAPQAAGKIHTDFEKGFIRAQTIAFEDFITYKGEQGAKEAGKMRAEGKDYIVKDGDVMNFLFNV
- the pth gene encoding aminoacyl-tRNA hydrolase codes for the protein MTIKLIVGLANPGAEYAATRHNAGAWYVDLLAERLRAPLREEPKFFGYTSRVTLEGEDVRLLVPTTFMNLSGKAVGAMASFYRINPDEILVAHDELDLPPGVAKFKLGGGHGGHNGLKDIISKLGNNPNFHRLRVGIGHPGDKNKVVGFVLGKPPVSEQKLIDEAIDEAARCTEILFKDGLTKATSRLHTFKAQ
- the ychH gene encoding stress-induced protein YchH, whose product is MKRKNASLLGNVLMALGLVVMVVGVGYSILNQLPQFNLPQFFAHGAVLSIFVGGILWLAGARVGGHEQISDRYWWVRHYDKRCRRGGDSSHRHS
- the lysC gene encoding lysine-sensitive aspartokinase 3; translation: MTRIYPHFIVAKFGGTSVADFDAMNRSASIVLADPNVRLVVLSASAGVTNLLVELAEGLESHQRMDKIETLRTIQHNIISCLKQPSVISKEIDNLLENISRLAQTAATAPSTALSDELVSHGELMSSLLFTEVLRERDVEASWFDARSVIRTNATYGCAEPEIRTLAELAETHLRPRIEQALVITQGFIGRDSAGHTTTLGRGGSDYTASLLGEALHAARVDIWTDVAGIYTTDPRVVPNAKRIDHISFSEASDMAAYGAKVLHPATLMPAMRKNIPVFVGSSKNTAAGGTLVCSTTDNPPRYRAVAVRRKQTLLRLHSLDEQPSCQFLARMFALLARHSVAADLVTTSENSIALALDSTHATSGEDPTLTTSLFTELSSHCHVEVETGLALVTLVGNQLTQASGVVKDVFAWLEEHAVRMVCHGASRNNLCFLLPADEADSAIKALHLQLFE